The DNA region GTGAACTGTGGATCGGAAGCTGGGAGAAGGGACTCTTCCGGGTAAAAACTGACGGAAGCATCGAGAACCTGCGAAACGACCCGAAGAACCCGCACAGCATATCTTCCGATTTCGTGAGAGCCTGCTGTGAGGATAATCTTGGCAATATCTGGATAGGGACTTTCAACGGTCTGAACCGGTACAACAAAACAACAGGACTTTTCCAAAACCATACCTCCAACGAAATGCAGAATGAAGGACTTACACACTCGTCCATCTGGTGCATCGTAAAAGATAATCAGGGCACCTTATGGCTGGGTACTTACTTCGGCGGTGTCAATTACTTCAACCCCGAATATGAAATCTATACCCGGTACAAAGCTTCCATCCATGAAGAAGAAGGATTAAGTAGCCCCGTAGTTGGACGCACCATCGAAGATAAGAACGGAAATCTGTGGATTGGCACGGAAGGAGGCGGACTGAACTTCTACAACCGCCGGACACGTGAGTTCAAATGGTATCTTGCCAGACAGGGACGCAACAGCATCTCCCACAGCAACGTGAAAGCCCTTTATTATGACCCTGCAAAGGAAATCATCTGGATAGGAACCCATCTTGGCGGACTGAACAAACTGGATATCCGCACAGGCGCATTCACGCATTATCTGATGGAAGAAGGGAATCCGGAAACTCTTCCGTCCAATATCGTTCGTGACATAGCCCCCTATCAGAACCAGTTGATTGTCGCTACCCAAAACGGTGTATGCCTGTTCAACCCTCAGACCGGAAAATGTCAACAGCTCTTTAAAGACAGCAAAGAAGGGCGTAAGATAGCTATGGTTGCAGATGTAGAGGTAGATAATAACGGCACGCTCTGGATTGCCGCCACAGGCGAAGGTATCTTCTCCTATCGCTTCGATACCAACAAGCTGACCAATTATCGTCACGACGGGACGCAGGCACATAGCCTCAGCAACAATAATGTGAACAATATTATGCAGGACAGTAAGGGTAACTTGTGGTTCTCCACTTCGGGAAGCGGCCTCGATCTGTACCGTCCCGCTACCAACGATTTCGAAAACTTCGACAAGGGCAAAAACGGACTTGTCAGCGATTGCATCTACGATACACAAGAATCCCCCGTCAGCGGTAAACTGATACTGATTACCAATCAGGGGTTCTCCATCTTCGATCAGAAAGTGGAAAAGTTTCAGAACTACAGCGTGGAGAATGGTTTCCCACTGACAGCTGTCAATGAAAACGCCCTTTGTGTGACACGCGACGGAGAAATCTTCCTTGGCGGTACGCAAGGTATGCTCTCATTCAATGAACTGGAACTTAATTTCACCCCGAAGCCTTACAAGATCATCCTTTCCCGCCTCATCGTAAACGGCGCCGAAGTAAAAGTGAGCGATGAAACGGGCATTTTAACGCAATCCCTATGCCATACACGGGAAATCACCCTGAATGCTAACCAAACCATGTTCAGCATCGAATTCGCCACCTCCAACTACGTGGCAGCCAATAAGAATGAAATCATTTACAAACTGGAAGGCTTCTCCGAAGACTGGAATAGCACGCGCGGTCAACCTGTCATCACCTACACGAACCTGAATGCTGGAACATACAATCTACTGATTAAACCTAAAGGAAAAGAAGAGTCCATCTGTCCGCAGGTGCATCTTACGATTCATGTACTGCCACCTTATTATAAAACTCCGCTCGCCTATCTTATCTATCTGATAGTGACCGGCATCCTTTTGTGGTATCTGGTAAAGACATACAAATCGAGAATAAAGCTGCGTGAATCGTTGAAGTACGAACAGAAGCATATACAAGACGTAGAAGCGCTGAACCAATCAAAACTACGTTTCTTTACCAACATCTCGCACGAGTTCCGCACGCCGCTTACGCTCATCGTATCGCAGGTGGAAACTCTGATGCAATTGCAAAACTTTACACCCACCATTTATAATAAGATACTGAGCATTTACCAGAACAGCATCCAGCTGCGCGAACTGATCACCGAACTCCTGGACTTCCGCAAACAGGAACAAGGACACATGAAGGTAAAAGTCAGTCCGCACAACATAGTGCATTTCCTTTATGAGAATTACCTCATCTTCATGGAATATGCAAGCAGCAAACAGATCAATTTCAATTTCGAGAAAGACTGTGAAAGTCTTGAAGTATGGTATGACCAAAAGCAAATGCAGAAGGTAATCAACAACCTGCTATCCAATGCCATCAAGCATACCCAAGCCGAAGATACCATCACACTCAGCATTACCACCGAAGGCAATGAAGCCGTAATTCGCGTGACTGATACAGGCAGCGGTATCGATGCCAAAGAAGTAGATAAGATATTCGACCGTTTCTATCAGACAGAGCAGATGGACAGTCTCACCACCGGTGTAGGCACCGGCATCGGTCTGGCCCTGACGAAAGGCATCGTCGAACTGCACCACGGCACCATCAAGGTAGAAAGTGAACTGGGCAAGGGCAGCAGTTTCATCGTCCGCCTCCACCTGGGCAACGCCCATTTTAATACTGAGGAAATCAGCAAAAAGAGCGAAGACGTACAGCAAATAGAACAACCGCAAACTTCTGAAATAGATGCTTCACTCAAAGCTGAATTGGAAGAAAATGCCCCGATTAAGCGCATGCCCGATGTCAAGATGGTTATCGTGGAAGACAATGCCTCCATTCGTGAGATGTTGGCAAACATCTTCCGCCCATTCTATCAGGTGCTGACAGCCGCAGACGGTGAAGAAGGCCTGGAGCTGATACAAAAGGAAATGCCGAATATTGTGGTTAGCGACGTCGTTATGCCCAAAATGTCCGGTACCGAACTCTGCAAACAGATTAAAAATGATTTCAATACTTGCCACATACCGGTAGTACTGCTTACCGCACGGACTGCCGTAGAACAAAACATTGAAGGACTGCGTATCGGCGCGGACGATTACATCACCAAACCATTCAATACGAATCTGTTGATTTCACGTTGTAACAACCTGGTAAATTCACGCATTCTCTTGCAAGAAAAGTTCAGTAAACAACCACAGGCTTATGCACAGATGCTTGCTACCAACCCGATAGACAAGGAAATTCTGGACCGCGCCATCGGCATCATCGAAAAGAATCTGGATAATACGGAATTTAATGTCAACATCTTCGCCCGCGAAATGGCTATGGCACGCACCAACCTGTTCACCAAACTGAAAGCCATCACCGGACAAACACCGAATGACTTCATCCTGACCATCCGCCTGAAAAAAGGCGCCTTGATGCTGCGGAACAACCCGGAACTAAACATTACCGAGATCTCGGACAAAATAGGTTTCAGTTCTTCGCGCTACTTCTCAAAGTGCTTCAAGGATGTATATCACGTCAGCCCGCTTGCCTACCGCAAAGGGGAAGACGCCGACAAAGAGGAGAAAACCGAAGAAGACGAAGAGGGCTGACGAACCGCTTAAATATTCCACTCCGTTCCACCGAATTGAAACAAAAGATTCTCTCCTGAGAAACAAAACTTCCTTGCCTAAGGAACAAGAGTTTCTTACCTGAGAAACAAACGCTCCAATACGGTGGAACAGAAGTGTCACTGAACTTTGTACATTTTCGCCCTTCTCCTGTACTTCATTATACACATAATCCGGAGAAAGCCATTACCTTTGACCTCAGAAATAACAATCTAAAGTCAAAGAACTATGAAACAATTTTCTCCTTTATGGTCCCTCCTCCCAGGCGCAGCCCTGATAGCCGGATGCGGAAATCCATCGAAAAAGGAAACCACTGACAACACCCGTCAGAAACCTAATGTGATATACTTAATTGCCGACGATTTGGGTATCGGCGATTTGAGTTGCTATGGTGCTACCAAGATAAGTACTCCTAATATCGACCGTCTTGCCGGACAAGGTGTACAGTTTACCAATGCCTATGCCACTTCCTCTACCAGCACACCTTCCCGCTTCGGTCTGTTGACGGGCATGTATCCGTGGCGACAGGAGAATACGGGAATCGCTCCGGGTAACTCTGAACTGATTATCGACACAGCCTGTGTCACTATGGCCGACATGTTCAAGGCAGAAGGCTATGCCACCGGTGCCGTAGGAAAATGGCATTTGGGACTCGGCCCCAAAGGTGGTACGGACTTCAATCATCTGATAAAACCTAATACCCAGGATATAGGGTTTGATTACGAATACATCATTCCCGCCACAGTAGACCGTGTACCTTGTGTATTCGTTGAAAACGGACATGTAGTAGGTTTAGATCCCAACGATCCCATTACCGTCAACTATAACCACAAAGTGGGTGACTGGCCTACCGGATTGGAGAATCCGGAACTTGTAAAACTGAAACCCAGTCAGGGACATAACAATACGATTGTAAATGGTATTCCCCGTATCGGTTGGATGACCGGTGGTAAATCTGCTCTTTGGGTGGATGAGGACATTGCAGATGTCATCACAGGTAAAGCAAAAGATTTTATTATCAAGCATAAAGACGAACCTTTCTTTATGTACATGGGTACGCAAGATGTACACGTTCCACGCGTCCCCCACGCCCGTTTCGCCGGAAAGAGCGGTATGGGAACCCGTGGTGATGTAATCCTGCAACTGGACTGGACTGTGGGCGAGATTATGAACACTCTGGACAGTCTGAACCTTGCGGATAACACCATCTTTGTATTCTGTAGTGATAACGGCCCTGTCATTGACGACGGTTATCAGGATCAGGCTCTCGAACTGCTGAACGGTCACACTCCCATGAAACAATACCGTGGTGGAAAGTACAGTGCTTATGAAGCCGGAACACGTATTCCATTCATTGTACGTTGGCCTGCCGGTATTCAGCCTTGCAAACAGCAAGCTCTATTCTCTATGATCGATGTGTACGCTTCTTTGGCCGCGTTACTGAATCATCCGCTTACACCTGCAACTGTTGCTCCTGACAGCCGTGATCAATTGGCCACTTTCTTAGGGAAAGATAATACCGGATGCGACTATGTAGTGCAACAGAATTTGAACAATACTTTATCGATTATTCAAGGAACATGGAAGTACATCGAACCAAGTGATAAGCCCGCTATCGAACATTGGACTAAAATGGAGTTAGGGAATGATCCCAAACCCCAACTGTACAATATTTCCATAGATCCGTCGGAGAAAGATAACGTCGCAGCAGCACATCCGGAGATGGTAAAAGAGCTTTCAGCACTACTGGAACAGGTGAAGGCCGGAAAACACCAAGGTACAAAGTAAAGAATCGTACAGAACGGGGGTTCTTTATCAAGAATGTACAAATTCGTACTTTTTGCGAACTATTAACGAAAGTAGACTTCTATTCAATCACATACATTTGCGTTGGAATTCGAGTCGTTTAACGAGAAAGAACAACCTTTTTTTTAATAACTAATTAATTTAATATTTATGAAACAGAAAGTAACCTTAATACTATTGGCCGCTTTTCTTTGCTGCGTATTAGGAGTACAAGCACAGACAGGTAGCCAAGTTACAGGTAAAGTTGTTGATGCTATGGGAGAACTTCCCGGAGTCAGTGTTGTCGTGAAAGGAACCACTAATGGAACTACTACTGATCTAAATGGTGAGTTTAAGCTAGGTAACGTAAAAAACTCTGATGTCCTACAATTTTCTTTTATCGGATATAAAACTCTGGATGTGAAAGTCGGAAATCAAAAGAAATTTGATGTCACACTCCAGGAAGATGCTCAAGCATTAGATGAAGTTGTGGTCGTAGCTGTTGGTTATGGTGACGTCAGAAGACGCGACTTGACTGGTTCTATCGGATCAGCTAATATGAATGACCTGGTTAAAGCTCCTGTTACCAACATTGCCGAAAGTTTAGGTGGTCGTATCGCTGGTGTACAAGTTTCATCCTCTGATGGTGGTTTAGGTGATAACTTCAACATTGTTATTCGCGGAGCAGGTTCATTAACTGGAAGTACCGCACCTCTTTATGTAGTTGACGGATTCCCTCAGGAGACATCTACAATGAGTGCACTTAACCAAAACGATATCGAATCTATTGATATTCTGAAAGATGCATCCGCAACAGCTATCTACGGTGCTCGTGGTGCTAACGGTGTTGTAATTATTACTACCAAAAAAGGTGGTGCTGGTAAACCTACAATCACGTATAATGGTAGTCTGACAGTAGGTAATGTAAAGAACACTGCTGATATGATGAATGCATATGAGTTTGTTCAATTGCAACGTGAACTTCTCGATGATGAAGACTTCGCAAGTAACTATATCACGGATCTTTACGGTTCTCTTGAAGATTATAGACATGCTCCGACATATGACTGGCAAGACTATATCTATCGTACTGCATTAAGTCATAACCATCATGTTTCTATGACAGGTTCACAAGGAGACCTGAAATATTCCACTTCATTGTCCTATACTGACCAACAGGGTATTATCATTAGATCTGGCTTGAAACGTTACCAAGGACGCGTAAATCTAAGCCAAAAGGTAAATAAAAGATTAAAAGTAGATTTCACCGGTAATTATGCCAGCAATGTACAAGAT from Bacteroides sp. MSB163 includes:
- a CDS encoding hybrid sensor histidine kinase/response regulator transcription factor, with protein sequence MQKFIRTLFLVLVSIVTANVHSQNITFNHLTTDDGLSQFSVNSLYIDENGILWIGTREGLNRYNGNDIQTYKLNKNDPYSLFCNTVLRMAGDQNGKIYLLCTEGVAQFDLTTQRFTTLLQGNINSIYYKNGLFIGKKNEIYRYNEQTDNFDLYYQMAGENIEISCMFEDKGHMWIGTTSEGVFNLKLDGHVLTHPIEKGNITSIYQDNAGELWIGSWEKGLFRVKTDGSIENLRNDPKNPHSISSDFVRACCEDNLGNIWIGTFNGLNRYNKTTGLFQNHTSNEMQNEGLTHSSIWCIVKDNQGTLWLGTYFGGVNYFNPEYEIYTRYKASIHEEEGLSSPVVGRTIEDKNGNLWIGTEGGGLNFYNRRTREFKWYLARQGRNSISHSNVKALYYDPAKEIIWIGTHLGGLNKLDIRTGAFTHYLMEEGNPETLPSNIVRDIAPYQNQLIVATQNGVCLFNPQTGKCQQLFKDSKEGRKIAMVADVEVDNNGTLWIAATGEGIFSYRFDTNKLTNYRHDGTQAHSLSNNNVNNIMQDSKGNLWFSTSGSGLDLYRPATNDFENFDKGKNGLVSDCIYDTQESPVSGKLILITNQGFSIFDQKVEKFQNYSVENGFPLTAVNENALCVTRDGEIFLGGTQGMLSFNELELNFTPKPYKIILSRLIVNGAEVKVSDETGILTQSLCHTREITLNANQTMFSIEFATSNYVAANKNEIIYKLEGFSEDWNSTRGQPVITYTNLNAGTYNLLIKPKGKEESICPQVHLTIHVLPPYYKTPLAYLIYLIVTGILLWYLVKTYKSRIKLRESLKYEQKHIQDVEALNQSKLRFFTNISHEFRTPLTLIVSQVETLMQLQNFTPTIYNKILSIYQNSIQLRELITELLDFRKQEQGHMKVKVSPHNIVHFLYENYLIFMEYASSKQINFNFEKDCESLEVWYDQKQMQKVINNLLSNAIKHTQAEDTITLSITTEGNEAVIRVTDTGSGIDAKEVDKIFDRFYQTEQMDSLTTGVGTGIGLALTKGIVELHHGTIKVESELGKGSSFIVRLHLGNAHFNTEEISKKSEDVQQIEQPQTSEIDASLKAELEENAPIKRMPDVKMVIVEDNASIREMLANIFRPFYQVLTAADGEEGLELIQKEMPNIVVSDVVMPKMSGTELCKQIKNDFNTCHIPVVLLTARTAVEQNIEGLRIGADDYITKPFNTNLLISRCNNLVNSRILLQEKFSKQPQAYAQMLATNPIDKEILDRAIGIIEKNLDNTEFNVNIFAREMAMARTNLFTKLKAITGQTPNDFILTIRLKKGALMLRNNPELNITEISDKIGFSSSRYFSKCFKDVYHVSPLAYRKGEDADKEEKTEEDEEG
- a CDS encoding arylsulfatase, with the protein product MKQFSPLWSLLPGAALIAGCGNPSKKETTDNTRQKPNVIYLIADDLGIGDLSCYGATKISTPNIDRLAGQGVQFTNAYATSSTSTPSRFGLLTGMYPWRQENTGIAPGNSELIIDTACVTMADMFKAEGYATGAVGKWHLGLGPKGGTDFNHLIKPNTQDIGFDYEYIIPATVDRVPCVFVENGHVVGLDPNDPITVNYNHKVGDWPTGLENPELVKLKPSQGHNNTIVNGIPRIGWMTGGKSALWVDEDIADVITGKAKDFIIKHKDEPFFMYMGTQDVHVPRVPHARFAGKSGMGTRGDVILQLDWTVGEIMNTLDSLNLADNTIFVFCSDNGPVIDDGYQDQALELLNGHTPMKQYRGGKYSAYEAGTRIPFIVRWPAGIQPCKQQALFSMIDVYASLAALLNHPLTPATVAPDSRDQLATFLGKDNTGCDYVVQQNLNNTLSIIQGTWKYIEPSDKPAIEHWTKMELGNDPKPQLYNISIDPSEKDNVAAAHPEMVKELSALLEQVKAGKHQGTK